In the Opitutia bacterium genome, one interval contains:
- the menD gene encoding 2-succinyl-5-enolpyruvyl-6-hydroxy-3-cyclohexene-1-carboxylic-acid synthase — translation MADLDLRNVNSLWGSVLVETLARLGVRQAVISPGSRSTPLTVQFAAHPAFEAIPVLDERSAAFFALGLARQSHRPVVLLCTSGTAGANYFPTVIEARESGVPLIVITADRPPEMRECRSGQTIDQQKLFGGYVNFYHELSVPEASVPLLRYLRQTVAHAVERAQWPVGGPVHLNAPFRDPLPPVKDAMAETLKGETTEKFFAHLRDESGTAHSAGPAVPPYVVKRAERGIIVAGQTRVADAAGYARAVGKLARRLGWPVLADALSPLRNFASLVPGLVTRYDVIARSAEWTKELQPTQVLCLHDWPTSKPLRQWLGAGDVPVTFVTTRADNPDALHSATRVVRADVTSFAASVRARPAASTWVRRWSGLERRVEARLRRGLADAEGIFEGQASALLPSVLPKGTTVMFANSMPVRDAEYFWPANDRAHVVHCNRGANGIDGTLSTAIGLAHRGAPTVLVAGDLSLLHDTNGFLLTRELRGSLTVVLINNDGGGIFEHLPVAQFEPPFERFFGTPQSVDFALLCATYDVGHTLVRDWRHFERLLGKLPARGIRVIEVRTDRKRDAAFRKALFAAAAR, via the coding sequence ATGGCCGACCTCGATCTCCGCAACGTAAACTCGCTCTGGGGCAGCGTGCTCGTGGAGACGCTGGCGCGGCTCGGCGTGCGGCAGGCGGTGATCTCCCCCGGCTCGCGGTCGACTCCGCTCACGGTGCAGTTTGCGGCGCATCCGGCGTTCGAGGCGATTCCGGTGCTCGACGAACGCTCGGCGGCGTTTTTCGCGCTGGGACTCGCACGGCAATCGCACCGTCCGGTCGTGCTCCTGTGCACGAGCGGCACGGCGGGAGCGAATTACTTCCCGACGGTCATTGAGGCGCGCGAGAGCGGCGTGCCGCTGATCGTCATCACGGCGGACCGTCCGCCGGAGATGCGGGAGTGTCGGTCGGGGCAGACGATCGATCAGCAGAAACTGTTCGGCGGCTACGTGAACTTTTACCACGAGCTCAGCGTGCCGGAGGCGAGCGTGCCGTTGCTGCGCTACCTCAGGCAGACGGTCGCGCACGCCGTCGAGCGTGCGCAGTGGCCGGTGGGTGGACCGGTGCATTTGAACGCGCCGTTTCGCGATCCGCTGCCGCCGGTGAAGGATGCGATGGCGGAAACGCTGAAGGGCGAGACTACGGAAAAGTTCTTCGCGCATTTGCGAGACGAGAGTGGCACCGCGCACTCGGCGGGCCCAGCGGTCCCGCCCTACGTTGTGAAACGCGCGGAGCGTGGAATCATCGTCGCGGGACAGACGCGTGTGGCGGACGCGGCCGGATACGCGCGTGCGGTGGGCAAGCTGGCGCGACGACTCGGCTGGCCGGTGCTGGCCGATGCGCTGTCGCCGCTGCGGAATTTCGCCTCGCTCGTGCCGGGGCTCGTCACGCGCTACGACGTGATCGCGCGCTCTGCCGAGTGGACGAAGGAGTTGCAGCCGACGCAGGTGCTTTGCCTGCACGACTGGCCGACGAGCAAGCCGCTGCGGCAGTGGCTCGGAGCCGGCGACGTGCCGGTGACGTTTGTCACGACGCGCGCGGACAATCCCGATGCGTTGCATAGCGCGACGCGCGTCGTGCGCGCGGATGTGACGAGTTTCGCGGCGAGTGTCCGCGCGCGTCCCGCGGCGAGCACGTGGGTGCGGCGTTGGAGCGGGCTGGAGCGTCGCGTCGAGGCCCGGCTGCGCCGTGGCTTGGCGGACGCGGAGGGGATTTTCGAGGGGCAGGCGAGTGCGCTGCTGCCGAGCGTGCTGCCGAAGGGCACGACGGTGATGTTCGCCAACTCGATGCCGGTGCGCGATGCCGAGTATTTCTGGCCGGCGAACGATCGCGCGCATGTCGTGCATTGCAACCGCGGGGCGAACGGGATCGACGGCACGCTGTCGACGGCCATCGGCCTTGCGCATCGCGGCGCGCCGACCGTGCTCGTGGCGGGCGATCTCTCGCTGCTGCACGACACGAACGGCTTTCTGCTCACGCGCGAACTGCGCGGCAGCTTGACGGTGGTGCTGATCAACAACGACGGCGGCGGCATCTTCGAGCATCTGCCGGTGGCGCAGTTCGAGCCTCCGTTCGAACGGTTCTTCGGCACGCCGCAGTCGGTCGATTTCGCGCTGCTCTGCGCGACGTATGATGTCGGTCACACGCTTGTGCGCGATTGGCGGCATTTCGAGCGGTTGTTGGGTAAATTGCCCGCGCGCGGCATCCGCGTGATCGAAGTGCGCACGGATCGGAAGCGCGACGCGGCTTTTCGCAAGGCGTTGTTCGCGGCGGCGGCGCGGTAG
- a CDS encoding Glu/Leu/Phe/Val dehydrogenase: MSLTKSIYNAPVFQQACNQFDAAADILGMEPGVRERTKVPRRTLTVSLPVRMDDGRVMTFEGYRVQHNISTGPAKGGIRFHHDVTLGEVAALAMWMSWKCSLVGLPFGGAKGGVVVNARDMSTGELERLSRRYMAEIATFIGPNLDIPAPDVGTNEQVMAWMMDTYSNHVGHYDPGVITGKPIALGGSLGRREATGEGVAWFTKAYLTDMGIKAADTTVIIQGFGNVGSETALALASWGAKVIGISDFTGGIYNKAGINLKDALAYVAANKSLQGYKGGDSLTNDELLVQPCTVLVPAALERVITDKNAGQLKCRVIAEGANGPTTNEADKIIEQRGDIELIPDVLCNSGGVIVSYFEWLQNQSAYYWSKEEVFEKLHRMLAKAKASVDETKAKYKCSRRTAALVLGIARVAEAKAKRGLFP; the protein is encoded by the coding sequence ATGTCCCTTACCAAAAGCATCTACAACGCACCTGTCTTCCAGCAGGCCTGCAACCAATTCGACGCTGCCGCCGACATCCTCGGCATGGAGCCCGGCGTGCGCGAACGCACCAAGGTGCCGCGCCGCACCCTGACCGTCAGCCTCCCCGTCCGCATGGACGACGGCCGTGTGATGACGTTCGAGGGCTACCGGGTGCAGCACAACATCTCCACCGGTCCCGCCAAGGGCGGCATCCGCTTCCACCACGACGTCACGCTCGGCGAAGTCGCCGCGCTCGCCATGTGGATGAGCTGGAAATGCTCCCTCGTCGGCCTCCCCTTCGGCGGTGCCAAGGGCGGCGTCGTCGTCAACGCCCGCGACATGTCCACCGGCGAGCTCGAGCGTCTTTCCCGCCGATACATGGCCGAGATCGCGACGTTCATCGGCCCCAACCTCGACATCCCCGCGCCCGACGTCGGCACCAACGAGCAGGTCATGGCGTGGATGATGGACACCTATTCCAACCACGTCGGCCACTACGACCCGGGCGTCATCACCGGCAAACCGATCGCGCTCGGCGGCTCCCTCGGCCGCCGCGAAGCCACGGGCGAAGGCGTCGCCTGGTTCACCAAGGCCTACCTCACCGACATGGGCATCAAGGCCGCCGACACCACCGTCATCATCCAAGGCTTCGGCAACGTCGGCAGCGAAACCGCCCTCGCCCTCGCCTCGTGGGGCGCGAAGGTCATCGGCATCTCCGACTTCACCGGCGGCATCTACAACAAGGCCGGCATCAATCTCAAGGACGCCCTCGCCTACGTCGCCGCCAACAAGTCCCTCCAAGGCTACAAGGGTGGCGACTCGCTCACCAACGACGAGCTCCTCGTCCAACCCTGCACTGTCCTCGTCCCCGCCGCCCTCGAGCGCGTCATCACCGACAAGAACGCCGGCCAGCTCAAGTGCCGCGTCATCGCCGAAGGCGCCAACGGCCCGACGACCAACGAAGCCGACAAGATCATCGAGCAGCGCGGCGACATCGAGCTGATCCCCGACGTGCTCTGCAACTCGGGCGGCGTCATCGTCTCCTACTTCGAGTGGCTGCAAAACCAGTCCGCCTACTACTGGTCGAAGGAGGAAGTCTTCGAGAAGCTCCACCGCATGCTCGCGAAGGCGAAGGCGTCCGTCGACGAGACGAAGGCCAAATACAAGTGCTCGCGCCGCACCGCCGCCCTCGTGCTCGGCATCGCCCGCGTCGCCGAAGCCAAAGCCAAGCGCGGCCTGTTCCCGTAA
- the uvrB gene encoding excinuclease ABC subunit UvrB, with the protein MSLFKLHADYQPTGDQPQAIEKLVASLRAGNRDQTLLGVTGSGKTFTMANVIAQLDRPTLIISHNKTLAAQLYSEFKNFFPENAVEYFVSYYDYYQPEAYVPSSDTYIEKDSSINEEIERLRISTTSSLVSRRDVIVVASVSCIYGLGSPEEFSEMRIQIRRGDEMGRQKLLERLVDNLYERNDYELKRGMFRVRGDVVDVMPAYLEHGLRVEFFGDEIEALTEFEPVSGAVLRKIDQFDLYPANQYVTSRGRLEGAIAGIKRELTDRVALFEREQKFLEAQRIKMRTTYDLEMLQEMGFCNGIENYSLHLTGRKPGERPFCLIDFFPKDFLTFIDESHVTVSQIGGMYAGDIARKQTLVNFGFRLPSALDNRPQAFPEFQQITGQTLYVSATPAKFEMERSTVVAEQVIRPTGLLDPEISLRSTKGQVEDMIGEIRRAVEQGERVLVTTLTKRLSEDITSYLRDAKIRVEYLHSDIDALERVEILRNLRQGNFDVLVGINLLREGLDLPEVALVAILDADKEGFLRSETSLLQTAGRAARHEKGRVIFYADVITESIRRTIEETKRRREKQMAYNTAHGITPRSVKRAAQASLHVYDGTGEDRNAVAVAESVDDVAAVIAELEEEMQEAANRLEFERAALLRDQIATLKSGGKAIASPQASRGRGGDYGKEKRRPKSARR; encoded by the coding sequence ATGTCCCTGTTCAAACTGCACGCCGACTACCAGCCGACCGGCGACCAGCCGCAGGCGATCGAAAAACTCGTCGCCTCGCTGCGTGCGGGCAACCGCGACCAGACGCTCCTCGGCGTCACGGGGTCGGGCAAGACGTTCACGATGGCCAACGTCATCGCGCAGCTGGACCGGCCGACGCTGATCATCTCGCACAATAAGACGCTCGCGGCGCAGCTCTACTCGGAGTTCAAGAATTTCTTTCCCGAGAACGCGGTCGAATACTTCGTCAGCTACTACGACTACTACCAGCCCGAGGCCTACGTGCCGTCGAGCGACACCTACATCGAGAAGGACTCGTCGATCAACGAGGAGATCGAGCGGCTCCGCATCTCGACCACGAGTTCGCTCGTGAGCCGGCGCGACGTGATCGTGGTGGCGAGTGTTTCGTGCATCTACGGCCTCGGTTCGCCCGAGGAGTTCTCCGAGATGCGCATCCAAATCCGGCGCGGCGACGAGATGGGCCGGCAGAAGCTCCTCGAGCGGCTGGTGGACAATCTCTACGAGCGAAACGACTACGAGCTGAAGCGCGGCATGTTCCGCGTGCGTGGCGACGTCGTGGACGTGATGCCGGCGTATCTCGAACACGGGCTGCGCGTGGAGTTCTTCGGCGACGAGATCGAGGCGTTGACGGAGTTCGAGCCGGTGAGCGGCGCGGTGTTGCGCAAGATCGACCAATTCGACCTCTACCCGGCCAACCAATATGTGACCTCGCGCGGTCGCCTCGAAGGCGCGATCGCCGGCATCAAACGCGAACTCACCGACCGTGTGGCGCTGTTCGAGCGCGAGCAGAAGTTTCTCGAGGCGCAGCGCATCAAGATGCGCACGACCTACGACCTCGAGATGCTGCAGGAAATGGGCTTCTGCAACGGCATCGAGAACTACTCGCTGCACCTCACGGGCCGGAAGCCCGGGGAGCGGCCGTTCTGCCTGATCGACTTTTTCCCCAAGGATTTTCTGACCTTTATCGACGAGAGCCACGTGACCGTCTCCCAGATCGGCGGCATGTATGCGGGCGACATCGCGCGCAAGCAGACGCTGGTGAATTTCGGCTTCCGCTTGCCGTCGGCGCTCGACAACCGGCCGCAGGCGTTCCCGGAATTTCAGCAGATCACCGGGCAAACGCTCTACGTGTCGGCCACACCGGCGAAGTTCGAGATGGAGCGCTCGACGGTCGTGGCCGAGCAGGTCATTCGGCCGACCGGACTGCTCGATCCGGAAATCTCACTCCGCTCCACGAAGGGCCAGGTCGAGGACATGATCGGCGAAATCCGCCGCGCCGTTGAGCAGGGCGAGCGCGTGCTCGTCACCACGCTGACGAAGCGCCTGTCCGAGGACATCACCAGTTACCTGCGCGACGCGAAGATCCGCGTCGAGTATCTGCACTCTGACATCGACGCGCTCGAGCGGGTCGAAATCCTGCGCAATCTCCGGCAGGGCAATTTCGACGTGCTCGTCGGCATCAATTTGCTCCGCGAAGGCCTCGACCTGCCCGAGGTGGCGCTGGTGGCGATTCTCGATGCGGACAAGGAGGGTTTCCTCCGCAGCGAAACGAGCCTGCTGCAGACGGCCGGTCGCGCCGCGCGCCACGAAAAGGGCCGCGTCATCTTCTACGCCGACGTAATCACGGAATCGATCCGCCGCACGATCGAGGAAACCAAGCGGCGCCGTGAAAAGCAGATGGCCTACAACACCGCGCACGGAATCACACCGCGCAGCGTGAAGCGCGCCGCGCAGGCCAGCCTGCACGTCTACGACGGCACGGGCGAGGACCGGAACGCCGTCGCCGTGGCCGAGAGCGTCGACGACGTCGCGGCGGTCATTGCGGAGCTGGAGGAAGAGATGCAGGAGGCGGCCAACCGGCTCGAGTTCGAGCGCGCGGCGTTGCTCCGCGACCAGATCGCGACTCTGAAATCCGGGGGCAAGGCGATCGCATCACCGCAGGCTTCCCGCGGGCGCGGCGGCGATTACGGCAAAGAAAAACGCCGCCCGAAATCGGCGCGGCGTTGA
- a CDS encoding acylphosphatase, with protein sequence MAEVHHETVFFSGHVQGVGFRYQTLQVAKGFEVSGHVRNLPDGRVQLEAEGEKGEVAAFVAAVEEHLAGYIRKVERVAARRPAQFTGFTIR encoded by the coding sequence ATGGCCGAGGTGCATCACGAAACCGTCTTCTTTTCCGGTCACGTGCAGGGGGTGGGATTCCGCTATCAGACCTTGCAGGTGGCTAAGGGATTCGAGGTTTCCGGCCACGTGCGGAACTTGCCCGATGGTCGGGTGCAGCTCGAAGCCGAGGGGGAGAAGGGGGAAGTGGCGGCGTTCGTCGCGGCCGTAGAGGAACATCTCGCGGGTTACATCCGGAAAGTGGAGCGGGTGGCCGCGCGTCGCCCGGCGCAATTCACCGGCTTCACGATTCGCTGA
- a CDS encoding ABC transporter ATP-binding protein — protein sequence MVSPAPAVRIERLTKSYAVDWRGRTLAALDSVTLSVARGTICALVGANGSGKSTTLKICAGLVHATSGACAIDGCEPAAAAREGRVAYLPEETILPDFVGAAEFLARLATIGGCSRRDADEAAARALAQVGLAALAGRATAQLSKGQRQRLGLAQALLRNPVVLLLDEPTSGLDVRAQVEVRDLLAAQRAAGRAVVLSSHDSPHLEELCDQFVVLERGRVVFEGDRAAVAARGGLERIQLEASGG from the coding sequence ATGGTCTCCCCAGCGCCCGCCGTGCGGATCGAGCGCCTGACGAAAAGCTACGCCGTTGATTGGCGGGGCCGGACGCTGGCGGCGCTCGACAGCGTGACGCTGAGCGTGGCGCGCGGCACGATTTGCGCTCTGGTCGGCGCGAACGGATCGGGCAAAAGCACGACGCTGAAAATTTGCGCGGGGCTGGTGCACGCGACGAGTGGCGCCTGCGCCATCGACGGTTGCGAGCCGGCCGCGGCGGCGCGCGAGGGGCGCGTCGCGTATTTGCCGGAGGAAACGATTTTGCCGGACTTCGTCGGTGCGGCGGAGTTTCTCGCGCGCCTTGCGACGATCGGCGGTTGCAGCCGGCGCGACGCGGACGAGGCGGCGGCGCGTGCGCTCGCGCAAGTGGGACTGGCCGCGCTCGCCGGCCGCGCGACGGCGCAACTTTCCAAGGGACAGCGGCAGAGGCTCGGCCTCGCGCAGGCGTTGCTGCGGAATCCGGTCGTGCTGTTGCTCGATGAGCCGACGTCGGGTTTGGATGTGCGGGCGCAAGTCGAGGTGCGGGACTTGCTCGCCGCGCAGCGCGCCGCCGGCCGCGCCGTGGTGCTGAGCTCGCACGATTCGCCGCATTTGGAGGAGCTGTGCGACCAATTCGTCGTGTTGGAGCGCGGGCGCGTCGTGTTCGAGGGCGATCGGGCGGCGGTCGCGGCGCGCGGCGGGTTGGAGCGAATCCAGCTGGAGGCGAGCGGAGGATGA
- a CDS encoding 1,4-dihydroxy-2-naphthoate polyprenyltransferase — protein sequence MAAGAKVWFEASRPKTLPAAIIPVLVGTAFAEAAHAANYGSAAICLVFSLLVQIGTNFANDYFDFVQGADTHERVGPRRAVAAGLVSPRTMLAATAVVLVAAFAVGLLLVAEGGWILLPIGIVSIVCAIAYTGGPYPLGYNGLGDLFVFIFFGLVAVGATFYVQAHSVTGPVMLAAGAVGLLAANILVANNYRDVETDAKAGKRTLVVRFGRRFAFWQYALSALAALLSAPALLLAGWRWPVLLPLVLFPWGVRLTHRLGRSVEPGEQIAVLADTAKFLAAFGVLLSAGVVWGAR from the coding sequence ATGGCCGCGGGCGCGAAAGTCTGGTTCGAGGCGTCGCGCCCGAAAACCCTGCCGGCGGCGATAATCCCGGTGCTCGTCGGCACGGCTTTCGCCGAGGCCGCGCACGCGGCGAACTACGGCAGCGCCGCCATTTGCCTCGTGTTCTCGCTGCTCGTGCAGATCGGCACGAATTTCGCCAACGACTACTTCGACTTCGTGCAGGGCGCCGACACACACGAGCGCGTCGGCCCGCGCCGCGCGGTGGCGGCGGGACTGGTTTCGCCGCGCACGATGTTGGCGGCAACTGCGGTCGTGCTCGTGGCGGCGTTTGCGGTCGGGCTGCTGCTCGTCGCGGAGGGCGGATGGATTCTCCTGCCGATCGGCATCGTGAGCATCGTCTGCGCGATCGCCTACACGGGCGGGCCGTATCCGCTTGGCTACAACGGGCTCGGCGATCTCTTTGTCTTCATTTTCTTCGGACTGGTGGCTGTCGGCGCGACGTTCTACGTGCAGGCGCACTCGGTCACCGGGCCCGTGATGCTCGCGGCCGGCGCGGTCGGTTTGCTGGCGGCGAACATTCTCGTTGCGAACAATTATCGCGATGTCGAAACCGACGCGAAGGCGGGCAAACGCACGCTGGTCGTGCGGTTCGGGCGGAGGTTCGCGTTCTGGCAATACGCGCTGTCGGCGCTCGCGGCTTTGCTGAGCGCGCCGGCGTTGCTGCTCGCGGGCTGGCGCTGGCCGGTGTTGCTGCCGCTCGTGCTTTTCCCGTGGGGCGTGCGGCTCACGCACCGCCTCGGCCGCTCGGTCGAACCGGGAGAGCAGATCGCGGTGCTCGCCGACACGGCGAAGTTCCTCGCGGCGTTTGGTGTGCTGCTGAGCGCCGGCGTCGTCTGGGGCGCGCGTTGA